One part of the Bdellovibrio bacteriovorus genome encodes these proteins:
- a CDS encoding COG3014 family protein: protein MNLIAQRLTHAVGLFLVLPLIGCATYQSKVQPAREALARHDFTKALADLKPLADKENDDQLAYLMDYGVALQVAGQLKESNQILMKADRLSELVDYQSVSRIAGSLALNEEMVQYKGDTFEKIFINAYLAMNFLEMDQLDDALVEARRINEKYLKYRADEKQAFELNSFSKYLSAVIWEASRSYDDAYIAYAEAYKIDPSISTIREDLIRSAKLARRMDSYKDWKKKFPDVVESDRWYDRANGELVIIYQQGWGPRKSAGKNNGHTLPTLVPVRSETQRARLYLSSDSEPFLSREVYDVQAAAIKTLEEDYGILFAKRVAGVATKAVLSDQIRQQNQALGDLAYIALLMADRADVRQWSFLPQTIQIIRVPLRAGTYKFRLEGVDYSNTSTGEGLDSRDVEIKAGQKKFVIWRSLK from the coding sequence ATGAATCTTATTGCTCAAAGACTCACGCATGCCGTGGGTCTTTTTTTAGTTTTGCCCCTGATTGGTTGCGCCACTTACCAAAGCAAGGTGCAGCCGGCCCGCGAGGCATTGGCTCGTCATGATTTCACCAAGGCCCTGGCGGATTTAAAGCCCCTGGCCGACAAGGAAAATGACGACCAACTGGCGTATCTGATGGACTACGGCGTGGCTCTGCAGGTCGCCGGACAACTGAAAGAGAGCAATCAGATTCTGATGAAGGCTGATCGTCTGTCCGAACTGGTCGACTATCAGTCGGTGTCGCGCATTGCCGGATCCCTGGCGCTGAACGAGGAAATGGTTCAGTACAAGGGCGACACTTTCGAAAAGATTTTTATCAATGCCTATCTGGCGATGAACTTCCTGGAGATGGATCAACTGGATGATGCTCTGGTTGAAGCCCGTCGTATCAATGAAAAATATCTGAAATACCGCGCGGACGAAAAGCAGGCGTTTGAACTGAATTCTTTCAGTAAATATCTTTCGGCCGTGATCTGGGAAGCCAGCCGCAGTTACGACGATGCTTACATCGCCTATGCGGAGGCCTACAAAATTGACCCCTCCATTTCCACGATCCGCGAGGACCTGATTCGTTCAGCGAAGCTGGCCCGTCGCATGGACAGTTACAAGGATTGGAAAAAGAAATTCCCTGACGTTGTGGAATCCGACCGCTGGTATGACCGCGCAAACGGGGAACTGGTGATTATTTATCAGCAGGGTTGGGGGCCGCGAAAGTCTGCGGGTAAAAACAATGGTCATACTTTGCCGACGCTGGTGCCGGTGCGCAGTGAAACTCAGCGGGCGCGGTTGTATTTGTCTTCTGATTCAGAGCCATTCCTGAGCCGTGAAGTTTATGATGTGCAGGCCGCCGCCATCAAAACTCTGGAAGAGGATTATGGAATTCTTTTTGCGAAAAGGGTGGCGGGGGTTGCGACCAAGGCGGTTTTGTCCGATCAAATTCGTCAGCAGAATCAGGCTTTGGGGGATTTGGCTTACATCGCATTGTTGATGGCGGATCGCGCGGATGTGCGTCAGTGGTCATTCCTGCCTCAGACAATTCAAATTATCCGTGTGCCGTTGCGCGCGGGCACCTACAAGTTCCGCTTGGAAGGTGTGGACTACAGCAATACATCCACCGGGGAGGGTCTTGATTCTCGCGACGTGGAAATCAAAGCCGGTCAAAAGAAGTTCGTGATCTGGAGATCCTTGAAATAG
- a CDS encoding rod shape-determining protein, with protein sequence MSFFDKVQDYFSNDIAIDLGTANTLVYVKGRGIILDEPSVVAVQKNYRGMQNRVLAVGKEAKDMLGRTPGSIVAIRPIKDGVIADFEVTQSMLKYFIGKSLGEKKSFIRPRIIICVPYGITQVEKRAVKEAAQSAGAREVYLIEEPMAAAIGAGLPITEPSGNMVVDMGGGTTGVAVISLGGIVYCKSIKVAGDKFDEAIVNYVRRQFNLLIGERTAENIKIQIGNAYPFEEEKSMEIKGRDLVAGAPKTIEITSSQVNDALMDPLSEVVDAVRTALEKTPPELASDIVDNGIVLTGGGALLANLDVLLRERTGLPVSIAEDPLSCVVMGSGKVLDQLDLLRQLTVD encoded by the coding sequence ATGAGTTTTTTTGACAAAGTTCAAGACTATTTTTCCAATGACATTGCCATTGACCTTGGCACCGCCAACACACTTGTTTACGTAAAAGGCCGCGGAATCATCCTTGATGAACCTTCCGTGGTTGCGGTCCAAAAGAATTACCGTGGCATGCAAAACCGCGTTCTTGCCGTAGGTAAAGAAGCCAAAGACATGTTGGGACGTACACCTGGCAGCATCGTGGCGATCCGCCCGATCAAAGACGGTGTTATCGCTGACTTCGAAGTCACCCAGTCCATGCTGAAGTACTTCATCGGCAAATCCCTTGGAGAGAAAAAATCCTTCATCCGTCCTCGTATCATCATCTGCGTTCCTTACGGGATCACTCAGGTGGAAAAACGTGCGGTGAAAGAAGCAGCTCAGTCCGCAGGTGCCCGTGAGGTTTATCTGATCGAGGAACCAATGGCCGCGGCGATCGGTGCCGGTCTTCCGATCACTGAACCATCCGGCAACATGGTTGTCGACATGGGCGGTGGTACTACGGGCGTGGCGGTGATTTCTTTGGGTGGTATTGTTTACTGCAAATCCATCAAAGTTGCCGGTGACAAGTTTGACGAGGCGATCGTGAACTATGTTCGTCGTCAGTTCAACCTTCTGATCGGTGAAAGAACCGCAGAAAACATCAAAATCCAAATCGGTAACGCTTATCCGTTTGAAGAAGAAAAATCCATGGAGATCAAGGGCCGTGACCTTGTGGCCGGTGCTCCAAAAACCATCGAAATCACCTCTTCCCAGGTGAACGATGCTTTGATGGATCCTTTGTCTGAAGTTGTGGATGCTGTTCGTACCGCGCTGGAAAAAACTCCACCGGAACTGGCTTCGGATATCGTGGACAACGGGATCGTTCTGACGGGCGGGGGCGCTTTGCTGGCGAACCTGGACGTGCTTCTGAGAGAAAGAACTGGACTGCCGGTTTCTATCGCTGAAGACCCACTTTCCTGTGTGGTGATGGGTTCCGGTAAAGTTCTCGACCAGCTTGACCTTCTCAGACAGCTTACAGTCGATTAG
- a CDS encoding fimbrial biogenesis chaperone — protein MAKIISMSLILISAALAIPSVSWAFRFSPMVVEFAPSGSRSTQVLVIENPGDEKLPVQIEAFARSTNAKGEEVRTKTEDFVIYPEQVVLLPKEKRNVRVSWSGEIKDGKEKAYRLVASQLPVDFREKNSDPKKTSVNLKFLLQYVASAYVVPEGALPKVVVKDVKRTGARKVAVTFANDGKAHKVLLFKNLKIKAGESVIADLTTNKAVESINLLAGDTATAEVETTKDVPANQMLSATIELKDLEN, from the coding sequence ATGGCAAAAATCATTTCAATGTCACTGATTCTGATTTCGGCAGCTTTGGCAATTCCCTCCGTTTCCTGGGCCTTCCGATTTTCTCCGATGGTTGTGGAGTTTGCGCCCAGTGGATCAAGATCCACCCAAGTGCTGGTGATTGAAAATCCGGGTGATGAAAAGCTTCCCGTACAAATCGAAGCCTTCGCCCGCAGCACCAATGCCAAAGGCGAAGAGGTGCGCACGAAGACTGAAGACTTTGTGATTTACCCTGAGCAGGTCGTGCTGCTGCCGAAGGAAAAGCGCAACGTGCGTGTGTCGTGGTCTGGTGAAATCAAGGACGGAAAAGAAAAAGCCTATCGCCTGGTGGCTTCACAACTGCCGGTGGATTTTCGTGAAAAGAACTCGGACCCGAAAAAAACCAGTGTGAATTTAAAATTTCTTTTGCAGTACGTGGCCTCAGCTTACGTTGTGCCGGAAGGGGCGTTGCCGAAAGTGGTCGTCAAAGACGTGAAACGCACCGGTGCCCGCAAAGTGGCGGTGACTTTCGCAAATGACGGCAAGGCCCACAAGGTTTTGTTATTTAAGAATCTGAAGATCAAAGCCGGTGAGTCCGTGATTGCGGATCTGACCACGAATAAGGCTGTGGAGTCCATCAACCTGCTGGCCGGGGATACGGCCACGGCCGAGGTTGAAACAACCAAGGACGTTCCTGCAAATCAGATGTTGAGCGCCACGATCGAGCTGAAGGATCTTGAGAATTGA
- the lpoB gene encoding penicillin-binding protein activator LpoB → MKKNLTFAAVALSFLAMTSCGPKAFVKGQYDDVNRENLLNDQWSETDMQKAVQDLVASLMTSPSINGAKKMPVVMVTGLQNKTSEHIDTQSIMDMVRVELMKSGKVGFIDKEARQDIADEYNYQNSGMVEEGTKKGPGGQIGADFIINGRLDSIVQEVGKDKSVYYKLTLNLTNLKSSMITWSDQKQIRKTFKKKSIGL, encoded by the coding sequence ATGAAAAAGAATCTGACTTTTGCAGCCGTGGCTCTTTCTTTCTTGGCAATGACCAGTTGTGGTCCGAAAGCTTTCGTGAAAGGCCAGTACGACGACGTGAACCGTGAAAATCTTCTGAATGATCAGTGGTCTGAAACAGACATGCAGAAAGCAGTTCAGGATCTGGTGGCAAGTTTGATGACTTCTCCGTCCATCAACGGCGCTAAAAAAATGCCAGTGGTTATGGTGACTGGCCTGCAGAATAAAACCAGCGAACACATCGACACTCAAAGCATCATGGACATGGTTCGTGTGGAGCTTATGAAATCCGGCAAGGTTGGTTTCATCGACAAGGAAGCCCGTCAGGATATCGCTGATGAATACAACTATCAGAATTCCGGCATGGTTGAAGAAGGCACCAAAAAAGGCCCAGGTGGCCAGATTGGCGCAGACTTCATCATCAACGGCCGTCTGGATTCCATCGTTCAGGAAGTGGGCAAAGACAAGTCCGTTTACTACAAACTGACTTTGAATCTGACCAATCTGAAATCCAGCATGATCACCTGGTCTGACCAAAAACAGATCCGTAAAACATTCAAAAAGAAATCCATCGGTCTGTAA
- a CDS encoding sensor histidine kinase — MKTLRKKPKRSLRTILIIWFVLFSVVPLAFVTGYSMIKYEKAIDHELSQRLSGNAREVELILADLLTSIQQKRDRYVRDPSLVYHMAEGDSGTIRNISSQWIKTDNISSLTFFNREGRMLASVFKDEKENVRSFVPVQDAVFLSAKYMAQVKDQREISLAEFGDKQKVNLILISKITGAGGRVVGYMEQVMDLNKTFVGKIKSRLKLELIFFSDNGQAVVASHPDFYLYKKDFFRPYFRPGAEPFFDLNVRSTPYGFLIYPLNWGITKFYVALGASKSEAKAVLKNVNYAFISVVGAVIVLLVLTILVTSSWVLKPLYELVEALQSFESQEQAVTIPVKNDTEIGLLTESFNEMSKKIWVARSDLRKKITELEAANKELKDTQTKLVHSAKMVSLGQLVAGVAHELNNPIGFIYSNMTHLKEYSERLIELAEVAEKDPPKLPALKEEYEFDYIVKDLPKLVASCQDGARRTRDIVLGLRNFSRLEEAKLQEIDVHQSLDTTLNLLQGEIKNRIEIHRQYEPTPLIHCYASQVNQVFMNILSNAVQAIEGSGHIWISTSALKDYKGSKDKRGWVQVSIQDSGKGMSADVLEKIFDPFFTTKGVGQGTGLGLSISYGIVQNHGGEIQARSEVGVGTEFIVIIPVYPPIQEKNPQPMS, encoded by the coding sequence GTGAAAACACTCCGGAAGAAACCCAAACGATCCCTGCGCACGATCTTGATTATCTGGTTCGTCCTGTTTTCAGTCGTGCCCCTGGCGTTCGTCACGGGCTATTCCATGATCAAATACGAAAAAGCCATCGATCATGAGCTGTCCCAGCGCCTGAGCGGCAATGCCCGCGAAGTCGAGCTGATTCTGGCGGACCTGCTGACCAGCATTCAGCAAAAGCGGGATCGTTATGTGCGTGATCCAAGTCTTGTCTATCACATGGCTGAAGGCGACAGCGGCACCATCCGCAATATCTCTTCCCAGTGGATCAAGACCGACAATATTTCCAGTCTGACTTTCTTCAACCGCGAAGGCCGCATGCTGGCCTCGGTTTTCAAAGACGAAAAAGAGAACGTGCGCAGCTTTGTTCCCGTGCAGGACGCTGTCTTCCTTTCTGCGAAGTATATGGCGCAGGTTAAAGATCAGCGTGAAATCTCTTTGGCTGAATTCGGCGACAAACAGAAAGTAAATCTGATCTTGATCTCCAAAATCACCGGGGCCGGGGGCCGCGTTGTCGGTTACATGGAACAGGTGATGGATCTGAATAAAACTTTTGTGGGCAAGATCAAAAGCCGCCTGAAGCTGGAACTGATCTTTTTCTCGGACAACGGCCAGGCTGTTGTGGCCAGCCATCCGGATTTTTACCTCTATAAAAAAGACTTCTTCCGTCCGTATTTCCGCCCGGGGGCCGAGCCATTCTTTGATCTGAATGTGCGCAGCACCCCTTATGGTTTTTTGATCTATCCGCTGAACTGGGGTATCACGAAGTTCTATGTGGCCTTGGGCGCTTCAAAAAGCGAGGCCAAAGCAGTTTTAAAGAACGTGAACTATGCGTTCATCAGCGTCGTTGGTGCTGTCATTGTGCTGTTGGTTCTGACGATTCTGGTGACTTCAAGCTGGGTGCTGAAGCCGCTTTACGAACTGGTGGAAGCCCTGCAGTCCTTTGAATCCCAGGAACAGGCCGTCACCATTCCGGTGAAAAACGACACTGAGATCGGCCTTCTGACTGAATCCTTCAATGAAATGAGCAAAAAAATCTGGGTGGCCCGTTCGGATCTTCGCAAAAAAATCACCGAGCTGGAAGCGGCCAACAAAGAACTTAAGGACACTCAGACCAAGCTTGTTCATTCTGCAAAAATGGTTAGCCTGGGTCAGTTGGTGGCCGGTGTTGCGCATGAACTGAATAATCCGATCGGCTTCATTTACAGCAACATGACTCATCTTAAAGAGTACTCGGAAAGACTGATCGAGCTGGCTGAAGTGGCCGAAAAAGATCCGCCAAAGCTTCCGGCTTTGAAGGAAGAGTACGAGTTTGATTACATCGTGAAAGATCTGCCGAAGCTGGTGGCGTCCTGTCAGGACGGGGCCCGCCGCACCCGTGACATCGTTCTGGGGCTGCGCAATTTCTCGCGCCTGGAAGAAGCCAAACTTCAGGAAATCGACGTTCATCAAAGTCTCGACACCACCTTGAATCTGTTGCAGGGTGAAATTAAAAACCGCATCGAGATTCATCGTCAGTACGAGCCAACTCCTTTGATTCACTGTTATGCCAGCCAGGTGAATCAGGTGTTTATGAACATTCTGTCCAATGCAGTGCAAGCGATTGAAGGCAGCGGTCACATCTGGATTTCCACTTCGGCTTTGAAGGACTACAAGGGTTCCAAGGACAAACGTGGCTGGGTGCAGGTCTCAATTCAAGACAGTGGCAAGGGCATGTCCGCCGATGTCCTGGAAAAAATCTTCGATCCGTTCTTCACCACCAAGGGCGTCGGACAGGGGACCGGTTTGGGCTTGAGCATCTCTTACGGAATTGTTCAGAACCACGGGGGCGAAATTCAGGCCCGCTCGGAAGTGGGCGTAGGCACAGAGTTTATCGTGATCATCCCGGTGTATCCGCCAATCCAGGAAAAGAATCCCCAACCAATGTCCTAA
- a CDS encoding zf-HC2 domain-containing protein, whose product MAQQENKIPLSKKNKREISPFIGHELLYDYLTGTLDPERRSAVEDHVKFSRDAQLDLGKIENGQKYAELLADTRVSEPIVSQINAPSSYLTVLMQKSNFDKWPQGLKWGLEALVVVGVIVTLLSVTPWQKVMQLGTLTGSKEVILAEVSKTETTTVVQETPEFVDEGAKEAAPAVTAKTPDAPAAATPVPVASATPTPAAPAAVAVKPDKPAETAPAAASGGFLYRGEISATNIESIGPKINDKILELGGRKAGSVELGWKKTPTSMYYHLTIPEAKYQDLMNYLGTYGKTKFSKEKHPRVMPDGIIRLIFTLDESKK is encoded by the coding sequence ATGGCTCAGCAGGAAAATAAAATTCCCCTCTCCAAAAAGAACAAAAGAGAGATTTCTCCGTTCATCGGGCATGAGCTGCTTTATGATTATTTGACGGGGACTCTGGATCCCGAACGCCGTTCTGCGGTTGAAGATCATGTTAAATTTTCGCGCGATGCCCAGTTGGATCTGGGTAAAATCGAAAATGGCCAGAAGTACGCTGAGTTGCTGGCGGACACGCGTGTGTCTGAACCCATTGTTTCGCAAATCAATGCCCCTTCCAGCTATCTCACAGTCTTGATGCAAAAATCCAACTTCGACAAATGGCCTCAAGGTCTTAAGTGGGGATTGGAAGCATTGGTCGTTGTCGGTGTGATTGTGACATTACTGTCCGTGACGCCATGGCAGAAAGTCATGCAGTTGGGGACCTTGACGGGCTCCAAAGAAGTGATTCTGGCGGAGGTTTCCAAAACTGAAACCACCACGGTGGTGCAGGAGACTCCGGAATTTGTGGATGAAGGGGCTAAAGAGGCGGCTCCAGCCGTGACAGCGAAGACTCCGGATGCACCTGCGGCAGCCACTCCGGTTCCGGTGGCATCGGCGACACCGACACCAGCGGCACCGGCTGCGGTGGCAGTAAAGCCGGATAAACCTGCAGAAACCGCACCTGCGGCGGCCTCCGGTGGGTTTCTTTATCGTGGTGAAATCTCTGCGACTAACATTGAAAGCATTGGCCCTAAGATCAATGACAAGATCCTTGAACTGGGTGGTCGTAAGGCCGGTTCGGTGGAGCTGGGTTGGAAGAAAACTCCGACATCCATGTATTATCACCTTACAATTCCTGAAGCGAAGTATCAGGATCTGATGAACTATCTGGGCACTTATGGGAAGACCAAATTTTCCAAAGAAAAACACCCTCGTGTGATGCCGGACGGGATCATCCGGCTGATCTTCACTTTGGATGAATCCAAAAAGTGA
- a CDS encoding JAB domain-containing protein, with protein sequence MREVSTSLQAYEILRNDINPFAEELWVLALDSQMNLVRKEMLFRGTVDFCLIHPRDIFRCLVQANASSFILAHNHPSQNVMPSEQDLILTRKIHQLAQMFEIPLNDHLVVCENNYFSMADHGYFKKWRKTRATRSLTV encoded by the coding sequence ATGAGAGAAGTGTCCACAAGCCTGCAAGCCTATGAAATCCTGCGCAACGATATAAACCCCTTTGCTGAAGAGCTTTGGGTTCTTGCCCTGGACTCGCAAATGAATCTGGTGCGCAAAGAAATGCTGTTTCGGGGAACGGTGGATTTCTGTCTGATTCATCCGCGCGACATCTTCCGCTGTCTGGTGCAAGCCAACGCCAGTTCCTTTATTCTGGCGCACAATCACCCCAGTCAGAACGTGATGCCTTCCGAACAAGACCTGATCCTGACCCGAAAAATCCATCAACTAGCGCAGATGTTTGAAATTCCGCTGAACGATCATCTGGTCGTCTGTGAAAACAACTATTTCAGTATGGCTGATCATGGATATTTTAAGAAATGGCGAAAGACCCGCGCGACACGCAGTCTTACTGTATAG
- a CDS encoding fimbria/pilus outer membrane usher protein, giving the protein MAQGRPPLGKPFLMAPVVLDGRPLTEAWLFPRDRAEEFSVEARTVLEAVKPYMKDDLFLRLQGSVTPEGVVTTQSLEAVGFSVTFDPPTLELRLSLPAKYRKPQDLDLNFVEFENQKYLRPDRHSGYLNLRTQQSWQYGPDVESERRPLTGNLELVENIKGFVFESSADFLEDADSQWRRQDTRIRYDDEERMIRYTLGDLTFRSTGFQITPSIAGLAATREFAIQPYKTLRPLSDTEIIIKRTSIVEIYVNGLLFSQVRLAPGVFNIRDFPLATGQSSVRIKVKDDLGQEEVYDFSLLYENSLLARGVEEFSYAAGLPWQPSGGDRAYDDSAAFVSLYNRRGITDQLTVGLNYQGYYEKMLLGAEVSGVSRLGYLSLQAAQGSESAQQSGFAERLTYRSLDKILGRQMPLLLALEFENQDRDFSPVMVQTPVVDPLRYLRRYDAQLNFRLDSSWLWGVGANTLEYMTGEDQRTYRSNLMIPLKSQMRLEFVYNKVLQDKEEDRFLISFYWNESQGYYSASSYYDSLQKTTNATVARNNRYQYDDYRWNANIQNSELGNTRSISGEYLKQPFSVRLDHMNHAQQGSEYNLTSLGLNTGFAWVGGQGAFTQPVTDSFVLIHAKNLEDGQTIMVNPTGDRGQAQLGPRRTVVLRDQSSYYRNTVNVDITSLPMGYLLDKEFYGTQTTYRSGILLDLKIAKKVMVKGQLLTATGKAVEYAAGDVFDANGQLVDNTFFTNKQGRFLIEGLEPGVYRVVTDQSGLAPFTFEIPGNADRMLNLGTVKTGTKEQR; this is encoded by the coding sequence ATGGCACAAGGTCGTCCTCCGTTAGGAAAGCCTTTCCTGATGGCGCCGGTTGTTTTGGATGGCCGGCCGTTGACGGAAGCATGGTTGTTCCCGCGCGACCGCGCCGAGGAATTTTCCGTTGAAGCGCGCACTGTGCTTGAGGCTGTGAAGCCCTACATGAAGGACGATTTGTTTTTGCGCCTGCAAGGCAGTGTGACGCCTGAAGGAGTGGTGACGACACAGTCTTTGGAGGCGGTGGGCTTTTCGGTGACCTTTGACCCGCCCACCCTGGAGCTGCGCCTCAGTCTTCCTGCCAAGTATCGAAAGCCTCAGGATCTGGATCTGAACTTTGTTGAATTTGAAAATCAGAAGTACCTGCGCCCGGATCGGCACAGTGGGTACTTGAATCTAAGAACCCAGCAATCCTGGCAGTACGGGCCGGATGTGGAAAGCGAACGTCGGCCTCTGACCGGAAATCTGGAGCTGGTGGAAAATATCAAAGGCTTTGTCTTTGAATCCAGCGCGGATTTTTTAGAAGACGCTGATTCCCAGTGGCGCCGACAGGACACGCGCATCCGCTATGACGATGAAGAGCGCATGATCCGCTACACGCTGGGGGATCTGACATTCCGCTCAACGGGCTTTCAGATCACACCTTCCATTGCGGGTCTGGCGGCGACGCGGGAATTTGCAATTCAGCCTTATAAAACCTTAAGACCTCTCAGTGACACCGAAATCATTATCAAGCGCACTTCGATTGTGGAGATCTATGTCAACGGCCTGCTGTTCAGTCAGGTGCGCCTGGCTCCGGGGGTTTTCAATATTCGTGATTTCCCTTTGGCGACAGGCCAAAGCAGTGTGCGCATCAAGGTGAAAGATGACCTGGGGCAAGAGGAAGTTTATGACTTCTCGCTGCTTTATGAAAACAGCTTGCTGGCTCGCGGGGTGGAAGAATTTTCTTATGCTGCCGGTCTTCCGTGGCAGCCTTCGGGTGGCGACCGGGCCTATGACGATTCGGCGGCTTTTGTCAGTTTGTACAACCGTCGCGGGATCACCGATCAACTGACGGTGGGGCTGAACTATCAGGGCTATTATGAAAAGATGCTTCTGGGCGCGGAAGTGTCGGGTGTTTCCCGTTTGGGATATCTGTCTTTGCAAGCGGCGCAAGGATCTGAATCCGCACAGCAAAGTGGTTTTGCCGAGCGTTTGACATATCGAAGTCTGGATAAAATTCTGGGTCGTCAGATGCCTTTGTTATTGGCTTTGGAATTTGAAAATCAGGATCGCGACTTCAGCCCGGTGATGGTGCAAACCCCCGTGGTGGATCCTTTAAGGTACCTGCGCCGCTACGATGCGCAGCTCAATTTCCGTCTGGATTCCTCGTGGCTGTGGGGCGTGGGTGCCAATACTTTGGAATATATGACGGGAGAAGACCAACGCACGTATCGGTCCAATCTGATGATTCCGCTGAAAAGCCAGATGCGCCTGGAATTTGTCTATAACAAGGTTTTGCAGGACAAAGAAGAAGACCGCTTCTTGATTTCGTTCTATTGGAATGAAAGTCAGGGCTATTACAGCGCGAGCTCTTATTACGACTCACTTCAAAAAACCACCAATGCCACCGTGGCCCGCAACAATCGCTATCAATATGATGACTATCGCTGGAATGCAAACATCCAAAACAGCGAGCTGGGGAACACGCGCAGCATCTCGGGGGAATATTTGAAGCAGCCCTTCAGTGTGCGCCTGGATCATATGAACCATGCCCAGCAGGGAAGTGAATACAACCTGACGTCGTTGGGGTTGAACACTGGTTTTGCGTGGGTGGGTGGTCAGGGGGCCTTCACGCAACCAGTGACCGACAGCTTTGTGTTGATTCACGCCAAGAATCTGGAAGACGGGCAGACCATCATGGTCAATCCGACGGGGGATCGTGGGCAGGCTCAGTTGGGGCCGCGCCGAACGGTGGTGCTGCGTGATCAGTCGTCTTATTACCGAAACACAGTGAATGTGGATATCACTTCTTTGCCAATGGGCTATCTGCTGGATAAAGAATTCTATGGAACTCAGACCACTTATCGCAGTGGTATTTTGCTGGATCTGAAGATCGCCAAAAAAGTCATGGTCAAGGGGCAGTTGCTGACAGCCACAGGCAAAGCGGTGGAATACGCCGCGGGTGATGTGTTTGATGCCAACGGACAACTCGTGGACAACACCTTCTTCACCAACAAGCAGGGGCGCTTCCTGATTGAAGGTTTGGAACCGGGTGTGTACCGGGTTGTGACAGATCAATCAGGTCTTGCTCCATTCACATTTGAGATTCCCGGCAATGCTGACAGAATGTTGAATCTGGGCACCGTTAAAACCGGAACAAAGGAGCAGCGATGA
- a CDS encoding polyhydroxyalkanoate synthesis regulator DNA-binding domain-containing protein produces MINQNETMTSKPNSKVKIIKRYQNRKLYDTQQSCYVTLDDIAKMIRTNEEVMVIDNKSKNDITAATLTQIIFEAEKKASQYAPLFTLREIIQNGNGSISGYLAKLGAFPQDYMTKQQVNTVVENASTDSVKQNLENRVATAATRYNTDTTAKVAAEKATVLPGLQQDDETPNLPGTSLLNN; encoded by the coding sequence TTGATCAACCAAAACGAAACAATGACATCGAAGCCAAATTCTAAAGTTAAAATCATCAAGCGCTATCAGAACCGCAAACTCTACGACACTCAACAAAGCTGCTATGTGACTTTGGACGATATCGCTAAGATGATCCGCACTAACGAAGAAGTGATGGTTATCGACAACAAGTCTAAAAATGACATCACTGCTGCGACTCTGACTCAGATCATCTTCGAAGCTGAAAAGAAAGCATCTCAGTACGCTCCTCTTTTCACACTGCGTGAGATCATCCAGAACGGTAACGGCAGCATCTCTGGTTACTTGGCTAAACTTGGCGCGTTCCCTCAGGACTACATGACCAAGCAACAAGTGAACACAGTTGTTGAAAACGCTTCTACTGACAGCGTTAAACAAAACTTGGAAAACCGCGTTGCAACTGCAGCGACTCGCTACAACACAGACACTACTGCTAAAGTAGCTGCTGAAAAAGCGACTGTACTTCCAGGTCTTCAACAAGACGACGAAACTCCAAACCTGCCAGGCACTTCTTTGTTGAACAACTAA